Proteins encoded within one genomic window of Pectobacterium araliae:
- the epmA gene encoding elongation factor P--(R)-beta-lysine ligase, whose product MSETTSWQPSASVANLLKRASIVATVRRFFTDRGVLEVETPAMSQATVTDVFLCPFQTRFVGPGAADGMTLYLMTSPEYHMKRLLAAGSGPIFQLCRSFRNEESGRHHNPEFTMLEWYRPHYDMYRLMNEVDDLLQQVLDCESAEMLSYQQAFLRHLEIDPLSVDKAQLREAAEKLGLGDIACREDDRDSLVQMLFTFGVEPNIGRDKPAFVYHFPATQASLAEISSEDHRVAERFEVYFKGIELANGFRELTDADEQRQRFEQDNRKRAARGLSQQPIDENLLAALKHGLPECSGVALGVDRLIMLALNAERLSDVIAFSVERA is encoded by the coding sequence ATGAGCGAGACGACAAGTTGGCAACCTAGTGCTTCTGTCGCTAATTTGTTGAAAAGAGCGTCGATAGTTGCAACTGTCCGACGTTTCTTCACCGATCGTGGAGTACTCGAAGTTGAAACACCAGCGATGAGTCAGGCCACGGTAACGGATGTTTTCTTGTGCCCGTTCCAAACGCGTTTCGTTGGCCCCGGTGCTGCGGATGGCATGACGCTGTATTTGATGACCAGCCCGGAATATCACATGAAACGTCTGCTGGCTGCCGGTAGCGGGCCGATCTTTCAACTGTGTCGCAGTTTCCGCAATGAAGAGTCAGGACGACACCACAATCCCGAATTCACCATGCTGGAATGGTATCGCCCTCATTATGATATGTATCGCCTGATGAATGAGGTCGATGATTTGTTGCAGCAGGTGCTGGACTGTGAAAGTGCAGAAATGCTCTCTTATCAACAGGCATTTTTACGCCATTTGGAGATCGACCCCCTGTCTGTTGATAAAGCGCAACTGCGTGAAGCGGCAGAAAAACTTGGGTTGGGCGATATTGCCTGCCGCGAAGACGATCGCGATTCGCTGGTGCAGATGCTGTTTACCTTTGGCGTAGAGCCAAATATCGGCCGGGACAAACCGGCATTTGTCTACCATTTCCCCGCCACGCAAGCCTCGTTGGCAGAGATCAGTTCGGAGGATCATCGCGTCGCCGAGCGTTTTGAAGTCTATTTCAAAGGGATTGAGCTGGCGAACGGTTTCCGCGAATTGACCGATGCGGATGAGCAACGTCAGCGTTTCGAACAGGATAACCGCAAGCGTGCCGCGCGTGGTTTGTCGCAACAGCCGATTGATGAAAACCTGCTGGCAGCGCTGAAACATGGTCTGCCAGAGTGCTCCGGTGTGGCGCTGGGCGTGGATCGTTTGATTATGCTGGCGCTGAATGCCGAGAGATTGAGTGACGTGATTGCGTTCTCCGTAGAGCGCGCGTAG
- the frdA gene encoding fumarate reductase (quinol) flavoprotein subunit, producing the protein MQTFNADLAIIGAGGAGLRAAIAAAEANPQLKIALISKVYPMRSHTVAAEGGSAAVTQEHDSFDYHFNDTVSGGDWLCEQDVVEHFVKHCPEEMIQLEQWGCPWSRKPDGSVNVRRFGGMKIERTWFAADKTGFHMLHTLFQTSLKYPQIQRFDEHFVLDVLVDDGQARGLVAINMMEGSLIQIRANAVVLATGGAGRVYRYNTNGGIVTGDGMGMAFRHGVPLRDMEFVQYHPTGLPGSGILMTEGCRGEGGIMVNKDGYRYLQDYGMGPETPLGEPKNKYMELGPRDKVSQAFWHEWRAGRTVSTPLGDVVYLDLRHLGEKKLKERLPFICELAKAYVGVDPVKEPIPIRPTAHYTMGGIETDQNCETRIKGLFAVGECSSVGLHGANRLGSNSLAELVVFGRVAGEHAVQRAQAAAPANGTALDAQTRDIEQRLHDLMNQEGTESWAKIRDEMGMSMEEGCGIYRTTDLMQKTVDKMAELKERFKRVKITDHSSVFNTDLLYTVELGHSLDVAECMAHSAINRKESRGAHQRLDDGCTERDDVNFLKHTLAFYNPEGTPRLEYSDVKITKLPPAKRVYGAEGDAQEGSKKEQANG; encoded by the coding sequence TTGCAAACCTTTAACGCTGATTTGGCCATTATCGGGGCCGGGGGTGCTGGCCTACGAGCAGCAATTGCTGCCGCAGAAGCCAACCCTCAACTGAAAATAGCGCTGATATCAAAAGTCTACCCAATGCGTAGCCATACCGTGGCAGCAGAAGGTGGGTCAGCTGCGGTGACTCAGGAACACGATAGTTTCGATTATCACTTTAACGACACCGTATCCGGTGGCGACTGGCTGTGTGAACAAGACGTGGTTGAGCACTTCGTCAAACACTGCCCGGAAGAGATGATTCAACTGGAACAATGGGGCTGCCCCTGGAGCCGTAAACCGGATGGTTCTGTCAACGTTCGCCGCTTTGGCGGAATGAAGATTGAACGCACCTGGTTTGCCGCCGATAAAACCGGCTTCCACATGTTGCATACGCTGTTCCAAACGTCCCTTAAATATCCACAAATCCAACGTTTTGATGAGCACTTTGTCCTCGACGTTTTGGTCGATGATGGCCAGGCGCGTGGCCTCGTTGCCATCAACATGATGGAAGGTTCGCTGATTCAGATCCGCGCCAACGCTGTAGTACTGGCGACAGGCGGCGCAGGTCGCGTGTACCGCTATAACACCAATGGTGGCATCGTCACCGGTGATGGCATGGGTATGGCGTTCCGCCATGGCGTTCCGCTGCGTGATATGGAATTCGTTCAATATCACCCAACGGGCTTGCCTGGCTCCGGTATTTTGATGACCGAAGGCTGTCGCGGCGAAGGCGGCATCATGGTCAACAAAGACGGCTACCGTTACTTGCAAGACTACGGCATGGGCCCGGAAACGCCGCTCGGCGAACCGAAAAACAAATACATGGAGCTGGGGCCGCGCGATAAAGTATCGCAGGCATTCTGGCACGAATGGCGCGCAGGCCGCACCGTTTCAACCCCGCTGGGTGATGTGGTTTACCTCGATCTACGCCACTTGGGCGAGAAGAAGCTCAAGGAACGTCTGCCGTTCATCTGCGAACTGGCAAAAGCCTATGTCGGCGTCGATCCGGTAAAAGAGCCCATTCCTATCCGTCCTACTGCGCACTATACGATGGGCGGTATTGAAACCGATCAGAACTGCGAGACCCGCATCAAAGGGCTGTTTGCCGTCGGCGAATGCTCTTCTGTTGGTCTGCACGGGGCGAACCGTCTGGGCTCCAACTCACTGGCCGAACTGGTGGTCTTTGGTCGCGTTGCGGGTGAACATGCCGTACAACGTGCGCAGGCAGCAGCACCAGCCAACGGTACGGCGCTGGATGCACAAACGCGCGACATCGAACAGCGTCTGCATGACCTGATGAATCAGGAAGGCACCGAAAGCTGGGCGAAAATTCGCGACGAAATGGGCATGTCGATGGAAGAAGGCTGTGGTATTTACCGCACCACCGACCTGATGCAAAAAACTGTCGATAAGATGGCGGAGCTGAAAGAACGCTTTAAACGCGTGAAAATCACTGACCATTCCAGCGTGTTCAACACCGATCTGCTGTACACCGTTGAACTGGGCCACAGCCTGGATGTTGCGGAATGTATGGCACACTCGGCAATCAACCGTAAAGAATCCCGCGGTGCACACCAACGTCTGGATGACGGGTGTACCGAACGTGATGACGTCAATTTCCTGAAGCATACGCTGGCATTCTATAACCCAGAAGGTACACCTCGTTTGGAGTACAGCGATGTGAAGATTACCAAACTGCCACCGGCTAAACGCGTATACGGTGCAGAAGGTGATGCACAGGAAGGCAGCAAGAAGGAGCAGGCGAATGGCTGA